A single genomic interval of Procambarus clarkii isolate CNS0578487 chromosome 17, FALCON_Pclarkii_2.0, whole genome shotgun sequence harbors:
- the LOC138365652 gene encoding uncharacterized protein has protein sequence MIYSKRKQKYRYVKEVEDIFLVCFCKCRGGDANVSRRHDSEGRRHDSEGRRHDSEGGRHDSEGGRHDSEGRRHDSKGGRHDSEGGRHDSEGRWHDSEGGRHDSEGGRHDSEGGRHDSEGGRHDSEGRRHDSERRWHDSEGGRHDSEGGRHDSEGGRHDSEGGRHDSEGGQHNSEGGRHDSEGRRHDSEGGRHDSEGGRHDSERRWHDSEGGRHDSEGRRHDSEGRRHDSEGGRHDSEGGGMILKGGGMILKGGGMILKGGGMILKGGA, from the coding sequence ATGATATATAGCAAGAGGAAACAGAAGTACAGATATGTTAAAGAAGTGGAGGACATTTTTTTGGTTTGTTTCTGTAAATGCAGAGGCGGTGATGCCAACGTGTCACGGCGGCATGATTCTGAAGGGCGGCGGCATGATTCTGAAGGGCGGCGGCATGATTCTGAAGGGGGGCGGCATGATTCTGAAGGGGGGCGGCATGATTCTGAAGGGCGGCGGCATGATTCTAAAGGGGGGCGGCATGATTCTGAAGGGGGGCGGCATGATTCTGAAGGGCGGTGGCATGATTCTGAAGGGGGGCGGCATGATTCTGAAGGGGGGCGGCATGATTCTGAAGGGGGGCGGCATGATTCTGAAGGGGGGCGGCATGATTCTGAAGGGCGGCGGCATGATTCTGAAAGGCGGTGGCATGATTCTGAAGGGGGGCGGCATGATTCTGAAGGGGGGCGGCATGATTCTGAAGGGGGGCGGCATGATTCTGAAGGGGGGCGGCATGATTCTGAAGGGGGGCAGCATAATTCTGAAGGGGGGCGGCATGATTCTGAAGGGCGGCGGCATGATTCTGAAGGGGGGCGGCATGATTCTGAAGGGGGTCGGCATGATTCTGAAAGGCGGTGGCATGATTCTGAAGGGGGGCGGCATGATTCTGAAGGGCGGCGGCATGATTCTGAAGGGCGGCGGCATGATTCTGAAGGGGGGCGGCATGATTCTGAAGGGGGCGGCATGATTCTGAAGGGGGGCGGCATGATTCTGAAGGGCGGCGGCATGATTCTGAAAGGCGGTGGCATGATTCTGAAGGGGGGCGCATGA